A region from the Silene latifolia isolate original U9 population chromosome 7, ASM4854445v1, whole genome shotgun sequence genome encodes:
- the LOC141592233 gene encoding polygalacturonase QRT3-like — translation MKVSTMVTRALLLLLNILIIIELMGHLLVIEVHGDNSFGRSIRGHFFHQGQVVDHYVKKMEAFKESISAPPSMLISPSPAFDPPMGQSRSGRVYHVASYGADPTGKSDSTEALLRVFTDVSESVNNNNNNGYLMEGITNLGGLEINLDGGTYLISRPLQFPTLHLGNILIHGGTLRASDNFGTNRYLIELSLPSSPQNLITASSTSSYNFEYITFRDLMLDCNFRGGGILVTNSLRIGIDNCFITHFMTEGILIQSGHETLIRSSFIGQHITAGNHPGERNFSGTGITLNGNDNVVTDVMIFSAETGIMVSGQANLLSGVHCYNKAYGFGGTGIYLKLPGLTQTRIVNSYLDYTGIVAEDPFQLIVSNNFFLGDAFISLKSVKGIARGVNIVDNIFSGSGKGIDIVQLDGSFGDVDQVLVDRNNANGMNMKATIARAAVKGNATSWTADFNGVLLFPNLIKHVHYTLSTDGESFPSYALRNVSNNQVVIESNLVAPTSVYVTVDQGGGK, via the exons ATGAAGGTTTCGACAATGGTGACAAGGGCACTGCTTCTACTACTCAACATTTTGATAATCATAGAGTTAATGGGTCATCTTTTGGTTATTGAAGTTCATGGTGATAATTCATTTGGTAGATCAATTAGAGGTCATTTTTTTCATCAAGGACAAGTTGTTGATCATTATGTTAAGAAAATGGAGGCCTTTAAGGAGTCGATTTCTGCTCCACCTTCCATGTTAATATCACCTTCCCCTGCTTTTGATCCTCCCATG GGGCAATCAAGAAGTGGACGGGTGTACCATGTAGCGTCGTATGGAGCGGACCCAACAGGGAAAAGCGATAGTACGGAAGCCCTGCTAAGAGTGTTTACTGATGTTAGCGAGAGcgtaaacaacaacaacaacaatgggtATTTAATGGAAGGCATTACTAACCTTGGTGGGTTAGAGATTAATCTTGACGGTGGTACTTACTTAATTTCTCGTCCTCTTCAATTTCCTACACTACATCTTGGTAATATCTTG ATACATGGAGGAACACTACGAGCATCAGACAATTTCGGCACCAACCGCTATCTCATTGAACTTTCGTTACCATCATCTCCTCAAAATCTTATTACTGCCTCTTCTACATCATCCTACAACTTTGAGTACATAACATTTAGGGACTTAATGTTGGATTGCAACTTCAGAGGTGGCGGTATTCTCGTCACTAATTCCCTTCGAATTGGCATTGACAATTGCTTTATCACTCATTTTATGACCGAGGGAATTCTCATCCAAAGTGGCCATGAGACCTTAATTCGGAGCTCGTTTATAGGCCAGCATATAACCGCCGGGAATCATCCAGGGGAAAGGAACTTTAGTGGGACAGGAATAACCTTGAATGGTAATGACAACGTCGTTACTGATGTAATGATTTTTTCAGCCGAAACCGGAATTATGGTTTCCGGTCAGGCTAACCTTCTTTCTGGGGTACATTGTTATAACAAAGCCTATGGTTTCGGAGGAACtggaatttatttgaagttaCCGGGATTAACTCAAACTAGGATTGTGAATTCTTACTTGGATTATACCGGGATTGTGGCCGAAGATCCTTTTCAACTCATAGTTTCCAACAACTTTTTCCTAGGAGACGCTTTCATTTCATTGAAATCGGTCAAGGGCATTGCTCGTGGAGTCAATATTGTCGATAATATATTCTCAGGATCAGGAAAGGGGATTGATATTGTACAATTAGACGGGTCTTTTGGGGACGTTGATCAAGTTTTGGTAGACAGAAATAACGCAAATGGGATGAACATGAAGGCGACTATTGCACGAGCAGCAGTGAAAGGGAATGCAACTTCATGGACGGCCGATTTTAATGGAGTTCTTCTTTTTCCTAACCTCATTAAACATGTTCATTATACGTTAAGTACGGATGGTGAATCTTTTCCTAGTTACGCTTTAAGGAATGTGTCGAATAATCAAGTAGTAATCGAGTCTAATTTAGTCGCACCCACGAGCGTATATGTCACAGTTGATCAAGGAGGTGGAAAATGA